A region from the Actinoplanes sp. OR16 genome encodes:
- a CDS encoding succinic semialdehyde dehydrogenase yields the protein MEAVSAHRPGWLTDARIASLRRWIKGSGKGTSTALAPFDALPTIAVPSCTADDVDAAADLARVAQRQWAALSFRARADVILRFHDLLVDRQDEVLDLIQWETGKARVHAWQEVLLLGTVARHYARHGHTYIADRPVRPAVPIATRVTEVRVPKGVVGIISPWNYPLYLGVADLIPALLAANTAVSKADEQTPLTLLWARALLAEAGLPEHVWQVVTGDGPAIGAAVVDASDYVCFTGSTATGRLVAEHAARRLIGVSLELGGKNPLIVRADADLDLAARGTVEAAFANSGQMCIHIERVIVHGKVYDAFAEALLAATSGLRLGQGLGFGYDVGPLASQSQLDKVSSHVRDAVAKGAAVLAGGRPRPDISPYSYQPTVLADVTGDMDVCLGETFGPVVSLHRVDGDEAAIAEANRGRHGLSASIFSTDTAAAEAMARRIRAGAVNVNDGAGLAIATVEAPMGGRGDSGLGRRHGAEGIRRFTDAQTVAVSRLGPLGPPPGRPIESFVALGNRQLKLLRRLRIR from the coding sequence ATGGAAGCCGTGAGCGCCCATCGCCCTGGTTGGCTCACCGATGCCCGGATCGCTTCGCTTCGCCGATGGATCAAGGGCAGCGGCAAGGGTACGTCGACAGCGCTCGCTCCCTTCGACGCCCTGCCGACCATAGCCGTCCCGTCCTGCACGGCCGATGACGTCGACGCCGCCGCAGACCTCGCCCGTGTCGCGCAGCGGCAGTGGGCCGCCCTGTCGTTCCGGGCCCGCGCCGACGTGATCCTCCGTTTCCACGACCTGCTCGTCGACCGTCAGGACGAGGTGCTCGACCTGATCCAGTGGGAGACCGGCAAGGCCCGCGTGCACGCCTGGCAGGAGGTGCTGCTGCTCGGCACGGTGGCCCGGCACTACGCGCGGCACGGGCACACCTACATCGCGGACCGCCCGGTACGCCCGGCCGTCCCGATCGCCACCCGGGTCACCGAGGTCCGCGTCCCGAAGGGCGTCGTCGGGATCATCTCGCCGTGGAACTACCCGCTCTATCTCGGCGTCGCCGACCTGATCCCGGCGCTGCTGGCCGCCAACACCGCGGTCAGCAAGGCCGACGAGCAGACCCCGCTGACCCTGCTCTGGGCCCGGGCGCTGCTGGCCGAGGCGGGCCTGCCGGAACACGTCTGGCAGGTGGTCACCGGCGACGGCCCGGCGATCGGCGCGGCGGTGGTCGACGCCTCCGACTACGTCTGCTTCACCGGGTCCACGGCGACCGGCCGGCTCGTCGCCGAGCACGCCGCGCGCCGGCTCATCGGCGTCTCGCTGGAGCTCGGCGGCAAGAACCCGCTGATCGTGCGCGCCGACGCCGACCTGGACCTCGCCGCCCGCGGCACCGTCGAGGCCGCGTTCGCCAACAGCGGCCAGATGTGCATCCACATCGAGCGGGTGATCGTGCACGGGAAGGTCTACGACGCGTTCGCCGAGGCGCTGCTGGCCGCCACGAGCGGGCTCCGCCTGGGTCAGGGCCTCGGTTTCGGGTACGACGTGGGCCCACTGGCGTCGCAGTCCCAGTTGGACAAGGTCAGCTCCCATGTACGCGACGCCGTGGCGAAGGGAGCGGCAGTTCTCGCCGGAGGCCGGCCGCGCCCCGACATCAGCCCGTACTCCTACCAGCCCACGGTCCTCGCCGACGTCACCGGCGACATGGACGTCTGCCTCGGCGAGACGTTCGGCCCGGTCGTCTCCCTGCACCGGGTGGACGGCGACGAGGCCGCGATCGCCGAGGCCAACCGCGGCCGGCACGGGCTGTCCGCCAGCATCTTCAGCACCGACACCGCGGCGGCCGAGGCGATGGCCCGCCGGATCCGCGCCGGCGCGGTGAACGTCAACGACGGGGCCGGCCTCGCCATCGCCACCGTGGAGGCGCCGATGGGCGGCCGCGGCGACAGCGGGCTCGGCCGCCGCCACGGCGCCGAGGGCATCCGCCGGTTCACCGACGCGCAGACCGTGGCGGTCTCGCGTCTCGGCCCGCTCGGACCGCCGCCGGGCCGGCCCATCGAGTCGTTCGTGGCACTCGGCAACCGGCAGTTGAAGCTGCTGCGGAGGTTGCGCATCCGATAA
- a CDS encoding TetR/AcrR family transcriptional regulator, with protein sequence MAVQQGIYRGVSAADRVAQRRERLLAAALTVWADPHVRTTMTAVCAEAGLSERYFYESFTGLEALLEAVMDAIAAEIETTSRTAAEAAGDDPVARVRAAVRSFMELLIADPRKGRVAIVESIAVPALRRRRTELLRHLAHQSALESRRVLGAPSHSEAEDEIGGMLFIGGMAELITAWLDGVLPASPDEIVEAASRALLGLYADSP encoded by the coding sequence ATGGCGGTCCAGCAAGGGATCTATCGGGGCGTCAGCGCCGCCGACCGTGTGGCACAGCGCCGCGAACGGCTGCTCGCCGCCGCCCTCACCGTCTGGGCCGATCCGCACGTCCGCACCACGATGACCGCCGTCTGCGCCGAGGCCGGCCTCAGCGAGCGCTACTTCTACGAGAGCTTCACCGGCCTGGAAGCGCTGCTCGAAGCGGTGATGGACGCCATCGCCGCGGAGATCGAGACGACGAGTCGCACGGCCGCCGAAGCGGCCGGCGACGATCCGGTGGCCCGGGTGCGGGCGGCCGTGCGGTCCTTCATGGAGCTGCTGATCGCCGATCCCCGCAAGGGCCGCGTCGCGATCGTGGAGTCCATCGCGGTTCCCGCACTGCGCCGCCGCCGTACGGAGTTGTTGCGCCATCTGGCGCATCAGTCGGCCCTGGAGTCGCGGCGGGTGCTCGGCGCGCCCAGCCACAGCGAGGCGGAGGACGAGATCGGCGGCATGCTGTTCATCGGCGGCATGGCCGAGCTGATCACCGCCTGGCTGGACGGCGTCCTCCCCGCGTCCCCGGACGAGATCGTCGAGGCGGCTTCGAGGGCATTGCTCGGCCTCTACGCAGATTCACCCTAG
- a CDS encoding cytochrome P450, producing the protein MTAEIREETRQIATVRREDRGLPWIGGFLDYQRDPIALYRRHWEHYGAVAPAYMLGKNTVMLLGPDACGEALQNSDKAFANEPAWSQLVGPFFHGGLMLIDFDVHHGHRRIMQEAFTPERLDGYTRRLHPAIEQGTAGWEAGKRFPAHWRLKQLTLDIAADLFMGGARETSRAEMARVNRAFITCVQAAAGVVRADVPFTRWGRAYRARKILEDFLRGYLPAKRAGESRDDIFSVLCHIETEDGERFSDDDVINHMIFLMMAAHDTSTITTATILQYLGQHPAWQQRCRDEATALGPAPDRAELESLVAIDLVMKEALRLRAPVPVLVRYAVKDTVVQGTRIPAGTMCALGIQFTHLMEEYWTNPMVFDPERFAPGRREDRSHRFAWEPFGGGVHKCIGLRFAGLEVKAIMHRLLRRYHWTVDPAYVPPLDHHSLPFPKDGQPIVLRENSWKP; encoded by the coding sequence ATGACGGCTGAGATTCGGGAAGAGACGCGCCAGATCGCGACCGTGCGGCGCGAGGACCGCGGGCTGCCGTGGATCGGCGGGTTCCTCGACTATCAGAGGGATCCGATCGCGCTCTACCGCCGCCATTGGGAGCATTACGGCGCTGTCGCTCCGGCGTACATGCTGGGAAAGAACACCGTGATGCTGCTGGGCCCGGACGCCTGCGGTGAGGCGCTGCAGAACTCCGACAAGGCGTTCGCCAACGAACCGGCCTGGTCACAGCTGGTCGGGCCGTTCTTCCACGGCGGTCTCATGCTCATCGACTTCGACGTCCATCACGGACATCGGCGGATCATGCAGGAGGCGTTCACGCCGGAACGGTTGGACGGCTACACCAGGCGGCTGCACCCGGCGATCGAGCAGGGCACGGCCGGCTGGGAGGCCGGGAAACGGTTCCCCGCGCACTGGCGGCTCAAGCAGCTCACCCTGGACATCGCCGCGGACCTGTTCATGGGCGGCGCGCGCGAGACCAGCCGTGCCGAGATGGCCCGGGTGAATCGCGCGTTCATCACATGCGTACAGGCCGCGGCCGGCGTGGTCCGGGCGGACGTCCCGTTCACCCGCTGGGGCCGGGCGTACCGGGCCCGCAAGATCTTGGAGGATTTCCTGCGCGGCTATCTGCCGGCCAAGCGCGCGGGAGAGAGCCGGGACGACATCTTCTCGGTGCTCTGCCACATCGAGACCGAGGACGGCGAGCGCTTCTCCGACGACGACGTCATCAATCACATGATCTTCCTGATGATGGCGGCGCACGACACGTCGACGATCACGACGGCGACGATCCTGCAGTATCTGGGCCAGCATCCGGCCTGGCAGCAGCGATGCCGGGACGAGGCGACGGCACTGGGACCGGCCCCGGACCGCGCGGAGCTCGAGTCGCTGGTCGCGATCGATCTGGTGATGAAGGAGGCGCTGCGGCTGCGGGCGCCGGTTCCGGTGCTGGTCCGCTACGCCGTCAAGGACACGGTCGTCCAGGGGACGAGGATCCCGGCCGGGACCATGTGCGCGCTCGGCATCCAGTTCACCCACCTCATGGAGGAGTACTGGACGAACCCGATGGTCTTCGACCCGGAACGGTTCGCGCCCGGGCGCCGCGAGGATCGGTCGCACCGGTTCGCCTGGGAACCGTTCGGCGGCGGCGTGCACAAGTGCATCGGCCTCCGGTTCGCCGGCCTCGAAGTCAAGGCGATCATGCACCGGTTGCTGCGCCGCTATCACTGGACCGTCGATCCGGCCTACGTGCCGCCGCTGGATCACCACTCGCTGCCGTTCCCCAAGGACGGCCAGCCGATCGTGCTACGGGAGAACTCATGGAAGCCGTGA
- a CDS encoding MFS transporter, whose translation MADTDRISGSAGTGEAPARAGLVLTALIVVAGVANLNLSVANVALPSIGRAFDSSQTSLDLIAVGYSLGLAASVLYLGALGDRYGRKMMLLLGMGLSVPACLLAAYAPSDTVLFLARLLGGFSAGLAYPTTLALITALWAGAGRTKSIALWSAIGGGIAALGPLVAGFLLQSFWWGSVFLITLPLVAIALFLAWRLVPSGVNETTDPVDNLGGILSVVLVGSLILSINFAPVPDKGTLTLGLAAIALAALIGFVVRQRRAANPLYDLHVARRRVFWVAACAGVIVFGSLMGSAFVSQQYLQNVLGYTTLEAGAAFLPAVVLMVLVAPRSAKLVETRGARFTLLCGYVSLLLAFGWMLIFWQDASPYWQIGLAYVFIGIGVGLAGTPASHSLTGSVPVRRAGMASGTADLQRDLGGAILQSVFGALLTAGYASAFAATLAVTPDAESMSSDMRNVLTKSFSSAADAAQQYPQYAGQITAAAKGSFLDGADWAYTAGIIAILAGAVLVFFLFPRREQEERLLAEYHSEDNG comes from the coding sequence GTGGCGGATACCGACCGCATCTCAGGGTCTGCGGGAACCGGGGAGGCGCCGGCGCGAGCCGGGCTGGTGCTGACCGCGCTGATCGTGGTCGCCGGCGTGGCGAACCTGAACCTGTCGGTGGCGAACGTGGCGCTGCCGTCGATCGGGCGGGCGTTCGACTCGTCGCAGACGTCGCTCGACCTGATCGCGGTGGGCTACTCGCTGGGCCTGGCGGCGTCGGTGCTCTACCTGGGCGCGCTCGGTGACCGGTACGGCCGCAAGATGATGCTGCTGCTGGGCATGGGCCTGTCGGTCCCGGCCTGCCTGCTCGCCGCGTACGCGCCGTCCGACACGGTCCTGTTCCTCGCCCGGCTGCTGGGCGGATTCTCGGCCGGCCTGGCCTACCCGACCACGCTCGCGCTGATCACGGCGCTGTGGGCGGGCGCGGGCCGGACCAAGTCGATCGCGCTGTGGTCGGCGATCGGTGGTGGCATCGCCGCGCTGGGCCCGCTGGTGGCCGGTTTCCTGCTGCAGAGCTTCTGGTGGGGCTCGGTCTTCCTGATCACCCTGCCGCTCGTGGCGATCGCGTTGTTCCTCGCCTGGCGCCTGGTACCGAGCGGCGTGAACGAGACCACCGACCCGGTCGACAACCTCGGCGGCATCCTCTCGGTGGTGCTGGTCGGCTCGCTGATCCTCTCGATCAACTTCGCGCCGGTGCCGGACAAGGGAACCCTCACGCTCGGCCTGGCAGCGATCGCGCTGGCCGCGCTGATCGGGTTCGTGGTGCGGCAGCGACGCGCCGCGAACCCGCTGTACGACCTGCACGTGGCGCGCCGCCGGGTGTTCTGGGTGGCCGCCTGCGCCGGTGTGATCGTGTTCGGCTCGCTGATGGGTTCGGCGTTCGTCAGCCAGCAGTACCTGCAGAACGTGCTGGGCTACACGACCCTGGAGGCGGGCGCCGCGTTCCTGCCGGCGGTCGTGCTGATGGTGCTCGTCGCGCCGCGCTCGGCGAAGCTGGTGGAGACCCGGGGCGCCCGGTTCACGCTGCTCTGCGGCTACGTGTCGCTGCTGCTCGCCTTCGGCTGGATGCTGATCTTCTGGCAGGACGCGAGCCCGTACTGGCAGATCGGCCTGGCGTACGTCTTCATCGGCATCGGAGTCGGCCTGGCCGGAACCCCGGCGTCGCACTCGCTGACCGGTTCGGTGCCGGTGCGCCGGGCCGGCATGGCCTCCGGCACGGCCGACCTGCAGCGCGACCTGGGTGGCGCGATCCTGCAGTCGGTCTTCGGGGCGTTGCTGACCGCCGGGTACGCGTCGGCGTTCGCCGCCACCCTGGCCGTCACGCCGGACGCCGAGAGCATGAGCAGCGACATGCGCAACGTGCTGACCAAGTCGTTCTCCAGCGCCGCCGACGCGGCCCAGCAGTACCCGCAGTACGCCGGGCAGATCACCGCCGCCGCCAAGGGGTCCTTCCTGGACGGCGCGGACTGGGCGTACACGGCCGGCATCATCGCGATCCTGGCCGGCGCGGTCCTCGTGTTCTTCCTCTTCCCGCGCAGGGAGCAGGAGGAGCGGCTCCTTGCGGAATACCACTCGGAGGACAACGGATAG